A region from the Pseudomonas sp. KU26590 genome encodes:
- a CDS encoding DNA-directed RNA polymerase subunit alpha — MQISVNEFLTPRHIDVQVVSPTRAKITLEPLERGFGHTLGNALRRILLSSMPGCAVVEAEIDGVLHEYSAIEGVQEDVIEILLNLKGLAIKLHGRDEVTLTLSKKGSGVVTAADIQLDHDVEIVNPDHVIANLASNGALNMKLVVARGRGYEPADSRQSDEDESRSIGRLQLDSSFSPVRRIAYVVENARVEQRTNLDKLVIDLETNGTLDPEEAIRRAATILQQQLAAFVDLKGDSEPVVVEQEDEIDPILLRPVDDLELTVRSANCLKAENIYYIGDLIQRTEVELLKTPNLGKKSLTEIKDVLASRGLSLGMRLDNWPPASLKKDDKATA; from the coding sequence ATGCAGATTTCGGTAAATGAGTTCCTGACACCCCGCCACATTGATGTGCAGGTTGTCAGTCCGACCCGCGCCAAAATCACTCTCGAGCCTCTCGAGCGTGGTTTCGGCCATACCCTGGGCAACGCGCTGCGCCGCATCCTGTTGTCCTCCATGCCCGGCTGTGCAGTAGTCGAGGCCGAGATTGACGGTGTACTCCATGAGTACAGCGCCATCGAAGGTGTACAGGAAGATGTCATTGAAATCCTGTTGAACCTTAAAGGTCTGGCTATCAAGCTGCACGGTCGAGACGAAGTTACGCTGACCTTGTCGAAGAAGGGTTCGGGGGTGGTTACCGCTGCCGATATTCAGCTGGATCATGATGTCGAGATCGTTAACCCCGATCACGTAATCGCTAACCTGGCGTCTAACGGCGCCCTGAACATGAAGCTCGTTGTAGCTCGTGGTCGCGGTTATGAACCAGCAGACTCGCGTCAGAGCGATGAAGACGAAAGCCGCAGCATCGGTCGCTTGCAGCTCGACTCTTCGTTCAGCCCGGTTCGTCGCATTGCATACGTGGTGGAAAACGCCCGTGTCGAGCAACGTACCAACCTGGACAAGCTGGTTATTGATCTGGAAACCAACGGTACTCTGGATCCTGAAGAGGCTATCCGTCGTGCAGCAACCATCCTGCAACAGCAGTTGGCTGCGTTCGTGGACCTCAAAGGTGACAGCGAACCTGTTGTAGTCGAACAGGAAGACGAGATCGATCCGATCCTGCTTCGTCCGGTTGACGATTTGGAACTGACCGTACGTTCGGCCAACTGCCTTAAGGCGGAGAACATTTACTACATCGGCGACCTGATTCAGCGCACCGAAGTAGAACTGTTGAAGACTCCGAACCTGGGCAAGAAATCCTTGACCGAGATCAAGGACGTTCTGGCTTCTCGTGGTCTCTCCCTCGGCATGCGCCTCGACAACTGGCCGCCTGCAAGTCTTAAGAAGGACGACAAGGCGACTGCCTGA
- the rplQ gene encoding 50S ribosomal protein L17 codes for MRHRKSGRHLSRTSSHRKAMFQNMAVSLFEHELIKTTLPKAKELRRVAEPLITLAKIDSVANRRLAFDRTRSKEMVGKLFNDLGKRYATREGGYLRILKCGFRAGDNAPMAYVELVDRPVGGSVETAE; via the coding sequence ATGCGTCATCGTAAAAGTGGACGTCACCTGAGCCGTACCAGCTCTCACCGTAAGGCCATGTTTCAAAACATGGCGGTGTCGCTGTTCGAGCACGAGCTGATCAAAACTACCCTGCCGAAAGCCAAAGAACTGCGTCGCGTTGCTGAGCCGCTGATCACCTTGGCCAAGATTGACAGCGTTGCTAACCGTCGTCTGGCATTTGACCGTACCCGTTCGAAAGAAATGGTCGGCAAACTGTTCAACGATCTGGGCAAGCGTTATGCAACTCGTGAGGGTGGCTACCTGCGCATCCTCAAGTGTGGCTTCCGCGCTGGCGACAACGCGCCAATGGCGTACGTCGAACTGGTTGATCGTCCTGTCGGTGGTTCTGTAGAAACCGCCGAATAA
- the bfr gene encoding bacterioferritin, producing MQGHPDVIDYLNTLLTGELAARDQYFVHSRMYEDWGFSKLYERINHEMEEEAQHADALMRRILMLEGTPRMRPDDLDVGTTVPEMFASDLRLEYKVRAALCKGIALCEQHRDYVSRDILRIQLADTEEDHTYWLEKQLGLIKSIGLQNYLQSQF from the coding sequence ATGCAAGGCCACCCGGATGTAATCGATTACCTCAACACGCTGCTGACTGGCGAACTGGCTGCGCGCGACCAGTATTTTGTCCACTCGCGGATGTACGAAGATTGGGGTTTCAGCAAGCTCTACGAACGCATCAATCACGAGATGGAAGAAGAGGCCCAACACGCTGATGCGTTGATGCGCCGGATTCTGATGCTCGAAGGCACTCCACGCATGCGTCCTGACGATCTGGACGTGGGCACCACGGTACCTGAGATGTTCGCCAGCGACCTTCGCCTGGAATACAAGGTCCGCGCCGCTCTATGCAAAGGCATTGCGCTCTGCGAGCAGCACAGGGATTACGTCAGCCGTGACATCCTCCGCATTCAGCTCGCAGATACGGAAGAAGACCACACTTACTGGCTTGAGAAGCAATTGGGCCTGATCAAATCCATCGGCCTCCAGAATTACCTTCAGTCGCAGTTCTGA
- the uvrA gene encoding excinuclease ABC subunit UvrA: protein MDKILIRGARTHNLKNIDLTLPRDKLIVITGLSGSGKSSLAFDTLYAEGQRRYVESLSAYARQFLSMMEKPDVDTIEGLSPAISIEQKSTSHNPRSTVGTITEIYDYLRLLYARVGQPRCPDHDIPLEAQTVSQMVDLVLAQPEGAKLMLLAPVVRERKGEHLAIFEELRAQGFVRARVNGRLCELDELPKLDKQKKHSIDVVVDRFKVRPDLQQRLAESFETALKLADGIALVAPMDDEPGEEIIFSARFACPICGHAISELEPKLFSFNNPAGACPTCDGLGVKQFFDTKRLVNGELTLAEGAIRGWDRRNVYYFQMLGSLAKHYGFSLEVPFKELPADLQKVLLGGSGKDSVDFRYLNDRGDIVKRAHPFEGIVPNLERRYRETESSTVREELAKFLSTQPCPECRGTRLRREARHVWVGEKTLPAVTNMPIGDATHYFGELKLTGRRGEIADKILKEIRERLQFLVNVGLDYLTLDRSADTLSGGEAQRIRLASQIGAGLVGVMYILDEPSIGLHQRDNDRLLDTLRHLRDIGNTVIVVEHDEDAIRMADYVVDIGPGAGVHGGNIVAEGTPQEVMDHPDSLTGKYLSGRVKIAVPAKRTPRNKKLSLKLKGARGNNLRNVDLEIPIGLLTCVTGVSGSGKSTLINNTLFPLSATALNGATTLEASAHDSIDGLQHLDKVVDIDQSPIGRTPRSNPATYTGLFTPIRELFAGVPESRSRGYGPGRFSFNVKGGRCEACQGDGLIKVEMHFLPDIYVPCDVCKSKRYNRETLEVKYKGKNVHEVLEMTIEEARTFFDAVPALARKLQTLMDVGLSYIKLGQSATTLSGGEAQRVKLSRELSKRDTGKTLYILDEPTTGLHFADIQQLLDVLHRLRDHGNTVVVIEHNLDVIKTADWLVDLGPEGGSKGGQIIATGTPEQVADMKQSYTGHYLKPLLERDSA from the coding sequence TTGGACAAGATCTTGATTCGTGGGGCTCGAACCCACAACCTGAAGAACATCGACCTGACCCTTCCACGCGACAAGCTGATCGTCATCACCGGATTGTCCGGCTCAGGAAAATCGTCCCTGGCGTTCGATACGCTTTACGCCGAGGGCCAGCGTCGCTACGTCGAATCGCTGTCCGCCTACGCGCGGCAGTTCCTGTCGATGATGGAAAAGCCGGACGTCGACACGATTGAAGGCCTTTCGCCGGCCATTTCCATCGAGCAGAAGTCCACGTCCCACAACCCGCGCTCGACCGTGGGCACCATCACCGAGATCTACGACTACCTGCGCCTGCTGTACGCGCGTGTGGGTCAGCCGCGTTGCCCGGATCACGACATTCCTCTGGAGGCACAAACCGTCAGCCAGATGGTCGACCTGGTGCTGGCGCAGCCAGAAGGCGCCAAGCTCATGTTGCTTGCCCCCGTGGTACGGGAGCGCAAAGGCGAGCATCTGGCGATTTTCGAAGAGCTCCGCGCTCAGGGTTTTGTACGCGCTCGGGTGAACGGCCGGCTGTGCGAGCTCGACGAGCTGCCGAAGCTGGATAAACAGAAAAAGCATTCGATCGATGTCGTGGTTGACCGCTTCAAGGTGCGCCCGGACCTGCAACAGCGTTTGGCCGAATCGTTCGAAACCGCGCTGAAGCTGGCAGACGGCATTGCGCTGGTCGCGCCGATGGACGACGAGCCGGGCGAAGAGATCATTTTTTCCGCGCGCTTCGCCTGCCCGATCTGTGGCCATGCGATCAGCGAGCTGGAGCCAAAGCTGTTCTCGTTCAACAACCCTGCCGGTGCATGCCCGACCTGCGACGGGCTGGGCGTGAAGCAATTTTTCGACACCAAGCGTCTGGTCAATGGCGAACTGACGCTGGCGGAAGGGGCGATTCGTGGCTGGGACAGGCGAAACGTCTATTACTTCCAGATGCTCGGCTCGTTGGCGAAGCATTACGGCTTCAGCCTCGAGGTGCCGTTCAAGGAACTGCCTGCTGATTTGCAGAAGGTCCTGCTCGGCGGCAGCGGCAAGGACAGCGTTGACTTCCGTTATCTGAATGACCGCGGCGACATCGTCAAACGTGCGCACCCGTTCGAAGGCATCGTTCCCAATCTCGAGCGCCGCTATCGCGAAACCGAATCGAGCACGGTTCGAGAGGAGCTGGCGAAGTTTCTCAGCACGCAGCCGTGCCCCGAATGTCGAGGCACGCGCCTGCGCCGTGAGGCCCGTCACGTGTGGGTCGGCGAGAAGACACTTCCCGCCGTTACCAACATGCCGATTGGCGACGCTACGCATTATTTTGGTGAGCTGAAGCTCACGGGCCGCCGCGGTGAAATCGCTGACAAGATTCTCAAGGAAATTCGCGAGCGGCTGCAGTTCCTCGTCAACGTCGGGCTGGACTACCTGACACTGGACCGGAGCGCCGATACGCTCTCCGGGGGCGAGGCGCAGCGGATTCGTCTGGCCAGCCAGATCGGTGCCGGGCTGGTCGGCGTCATGTACATCCTCGATGAGCCATCAATCGGCTTGCATCAGCGCGATAACGACCGGCTGCTGGACACGTTGCGGCACCTGCGAGACATCGGCAACACGGTCATCGTGGTTGAGCACGACGAGGACGCCATCCGAATGGCCGACTACGTGGTCGACATCGGGCCGGGTGCTGGCGTGCATGGCGGCAATATTGTCGCGGAAGGTACGCCACAGGAAGTCATGGATCATCCGGACTCATTAACCGGTAAATACTTGTCGGGGCGGGTGAAGATCGCCGTGCCGGCCAAGCGTACGCCGCGTAATAAAAAACTGTCGCTCAAACTCAAAGGCGCGCGCGGCAACAATCTGCGTAATGTCGATCTGGAAATTCCGATCGGCTTGCTGACCTGTGTGACAGGCGTGTCCGGCTCGGGCAAGTCGACGCTGATCAACAACACGCTGTTCCCTCTGAGCGCCACCGCACTCAATGGCGCGACGACGCTTGAGGCTTCGGCACACGACAGCATTGACGGCCTGCAGCACCTGGATAAAGTCGTCGATATTGACCAGAGCCCAATTGGGCGTACGCCTCGTTCAAACCCTGCGACCTATACCGGGCTGTTCACGCCCATCCGAGAGTTGTTCGCCGGCGTGCCTGAATCAAGATCTCGTGGCTACGGACCTGGCCGGTTCTCCTTCAACGTCAAGGGCGGTCGCTGCGAAGCGTGCCAGGGTGACGGCCTGATCAAGGTCGAGATGCATTTTCTGCCTGACATCTACGTGCCCTGTGATGTGTGCAAGAGCAAGCGATACAACCGTGAAACGCTCGAGGTCAAGTACAAGGGCAAAAACGTCCACGAGGTCCTGGAGATGACGATCGAAGAGGCGAGGACGTTCTTTGACGCCGTGCCTGCTCTTGCAAGGAAGTTGCAGACGCTGATGGATGTTGGCCTGTCCTATATCAAGCTGGGGCAGTCGGCGACCACGCTTTCTGGTGGTGAAGCGCAGCGGGTGAAACTGTCACGCGAACTCTCAAAGCGTGACACCGGCAAGACCCTGTACATCCTCGATGAGCCGACCACGGGTCTGCATTTCGCGGATATACAGCAGTTGCTGGACGTCTTGCATCGACTACGCGACCACGGCAACACGGTCGTTGTGATCGAGCACAACCTGGACGTGATCAAGACCGCCGACTGGCTGGTCGACTTGGGCCCCGAAGGCGGTTCGAAAGGCGGACAGATCATTGCCACCGGCACGCCAGAACAGGTGGCGGACATGAAACAGTCTTACACCGGCCATTACTTGAAGCCGCTTCTGGAGCGCGATAGCGCTTGA
- a CDS encoding MFS transporter yields MLDSHSERMSGSETRAAGGLALVFAFRMLGMFMVLPVLATYGMDLAGASPALIGLAIGAYGLTQAVLQIPFGIISDRIGRRPVIYLGLVVFALGSVLAAQSTSIWGVIAGRVLQGAGAISAAVMALLSDLTREQHRTKAMAMIGMTIGVSFAVAMVVGPILTSAFGLSGLFLATGAMALVGVAIVAFVVPKSTVTLQHRESGLARQALGATLRHPDLLRLDLGIFALHAMLMSSFVALPLALVEKAGLPKEQHWWVYLTALLISFFAMIPFIIYGEKKRQMKRVLLGAVLVLMLTELFFWEFGDTLRALVIGTVVFFTAFNLLEASLPSLISKVSPAGGKGTAMGIYSTSQFLGSAVGGILGGWLFQHGGLDVVFLGGAGLAAIWLAFAVTMREPPYVTSLRLPLSPEAQRDTGLADRVLAVRGVTDAVVVADEAAIYIKFDKELLDRASFDEVVNPASETCEA; encoded by the coding sequence ATGCTTGATTCTCACAGTGAGCGCATGAGCGGCAGCGAAACCCGCGCGGCGGGCGGTCTGGCGCTGGTGTTTGCCTTCCGTATGCTTGGCATGTTCATGGTGCTGCCCGTCCTTGCCACCTACGGGATGGACCTGGCCGGCGCGAGCCCGGCACTCATCGGTCTGGCGATTGGCGCTTACGGCCTGACACAAGCGGTGCTGCAAATTCCCTTCGGCATCATCTCCGATAGAATCGGCCGTCGCCCTGTCATTTATCTAGGGCTGGTCGTGTTTGCGCTCGGCAGTGTGCTGGCCGCTCAGTCGACCTCGATCTGGGGCGTTATCGCCGGTCGGGTACTGCAAGGCGCGGGCGCTATCTCCGCAGCGGTCATGGCGTTGCTCTCCGATCTGACCCGCGAGCAGCACCGCACCAAAGCCATGGCGATGATCGGCATGACGATTGGCGTGTCGTTCGCCGTTGCGATGGTGGTCGGTCCCATTCTGACCAGTGCATTCGGATTGTCCGGTCTTTTCCTGGCGACCGGCGCGATGGCGCTGGTGGGCGTGGCCATCGTTGCCTTCGTCGTGCCCAAATCCACAGTGACCCTGCAGCACCGTGAGTCCGGTCTGGCGCGACAGGCATTGGGCGCGACGCTTCGTCATCCCGACCTGCTGCGTCTGGACTTGGGTATCTTCGCGTTGCACGCCATGCTGATGTCCAGTTTCGTGGCATTGCCGCTGGCGCTGGTCGAAAAAGCCGGCTTGCCCAAGGAGCAGCACTGGTGGGTGTATCTCACTGCGCTGCTGATTTCTTTCTTCGCGATGATCCCCTTCATCATTTACGGCGAGAAGAAGCGTCAGATGAAGCGAGTTTTGCTCGGCGCAGTGCTGGTGCTGATGCTCACTGAGCTATTCTTCTGGGAGTTCGGCGACACGCTGCGAGCGCTGGTCATCGGTACCGTGGTCTTTTTTACCGCGTTCAACTTGCTTGAAGCGTCGCTGCCGTCGCTGATCAGCAAGGTGTCTCCGGCGGGTGGGAAGGGCACGGCGATGGGGATTTATTCCACCAGTCAGTTCCTGGGTTCGGCTGTGGGGGGCATTCTCGGTGGATGGCTGTTCCAGCACGGCGGGCTGGATGTCGTGTTCCTCGGCGGCGCCGGGCTGGCCGCCATCTGGCTGGCGTTTGCTGTTACCATGCGCGAACCTCCCTACGTAACCAGCCTTCGCTTGCCGTTGTCGCCCGAGGCTCAACGCGACACAGGCCTTGCCGATCGCGTGTTGGCCGTACGTGGAGTAACAGATGCAGTAGTGGTGGCCGACGAGGCTGCCATCTATATCAAATTTGACAAAGAACTGTTGGATCGGGCGTCTTTCGACGAAGTGGTCAATCCAGCGTCGGAAACGTGTGAAGCCTAG
- a CDS encoding single-stranded DNA-binding protein produces MARGVNKVILVGTCGQDPEVRYMPNGNAVTNLSLATSEQWTDKQTGQKVEKTEWHRVSMFGKVAEIAGEYLRKGSQVYIEGKLQTREWEKDGIKRYTTEIVVDMQGTMQLLGGRPQGEGAPQGQGGGGYQNSQNSAPRPQQQARPQSAPQPQPQRESRPAPQQAPQPAPDFDSFDDDIPF; encoded by the coding sequence ATGGCCCGTGGGGTTAACAAAGTCATATTGGTCGGGACATGCGGCCAGGATCCCGAAGTCCGCTACATGCCTAACGGTAATGCCGTGACCAACCTGAGTCTGGCAACAAGCGAGCAGTGGACCGACAAGCAAACCGGTCAGAAGGTCGAGAAGACCGAATGGCACCGTGTTTCGATGTTCGGCAAAGTCGCCGAAATCGCCGGCGAGTACCTGCGCAAGGGTTCGCAGGTCTACATCGAAGGCAAGCTGCAGACCCGCGAATGGGAAAAAGACGGCATCAAGCGTTACACGACTGAAATCGTCGTCGACATGCAAGGCACCATGCAGTTGCTCGGTGGCCGTCCTCAAGGCGAAGGCGCTCCTCAGGGCCAGGGTGGTGGCGGTTATCAGAACTCCCAAAACTCCGCGCCGCGCCCGCAGCAACAGGCACGCCCGCAGTCTGCTCCTCAGCCTCAGCCACAGCGCGAGTCGCGCCCCGCGCCGCAACAAGCGCCGCAGCCAGCGCCTGATTTCGACAGCTTCGATGACGACATCCCATTCTAA
- a CDS encoding nuclear transport factor 2 family protein produces the protein MSSNAQTRPPLPPFTRESAIEKVRLAEDGWNSRDAEKVSLAYTLDTQWRNRADFAENREEAKNFLIRKWNKELDYRLIKELWAFTDNRIAVRYAYEWHDDSGNWFRSYGNENWEFNEDGLMARRFACINDMPIKEADRKFHWPLGRRPDDHPGLSDLGL, from the coding sequence ATGTCGTCCAATGCCCAGACTCGCCCGCCACTTCCCCCTTTCACCCGAGAATCCGCCATCGAAAAGGTTCGCCTGGCGGAAGATGGCTGGAACAGCCGGGACGCTGAAAAGGTCTCGCTGGCCTACACGCTCGACACCCAATGGCGCAACCGCGCCGATTTCGCCGAGAACCGTGAAGAGGCGAAAAATTTCCTGATCCGCAAGTGGAACAAGGAGCTCGACTACCGCCTGATCAAAGAGCTCTGGGCGTTCACCGACAACCGCATCGCGGTCCGTTACGCCTACGAATGGCACGATGATTCAGGCAACTGGTTCCGCTCTTACGGCAACGAGAATTGGGAATTCAATGAAGACGGCCTGATGGCGCGACGCTTCGCCTGCATCAATGACATGCCGATCAAAGAAGCGGATCGCAAGTTTCACTGGCCGCTGGGCCGCCGTCCTGACGATCATCCCGGGTTGTCGGATCTGGGTCTGTAA
- a CDS encoding TetR/AcrR family transcriptional regulator — protein sequence MNTSTTNTREKILATAEQLIYQNGIQATGMDLLVKTSGVARKSIYRYFATKDDVAAAALNARDVRWMDWFRTESNKADTPEARILNMFDVLKGWFESEGFRGCAFINTAGEVGDPQDPIRLIAKLHKQKLLDYTLELCEQLWIADPQALAKQLLILMDGAITVARVMGDYSAAESAKAVAQLMLEQRLRSSS from the coding sequence ATGAACACATCAACGACCAACACCCGCGAGAAAATCCTCGCGACGGCCGAACAGCTCATTTACCAGAACGGCATCCAGGCCACCGGCATGGACCTTCTGGTGAAGACGTCCGGGGTCGCGAGGAAAAGCATCTATCGCTACTTCGCCACCAAAGACGACGTCGCCGCCGCTGCGCTCAATGCACGTGATGTGCGCTGGATGGACTGGTTCCGGACTGAATCGAACAAGGCCGACACACCCGAAGCACGCATCCTGAATATGTTTGACGTGCTTAAAGGCTGGTTCGAGTCCGAAGGCTTTCGCGGCTGCGCGTTCATCAATACGGCCGGCGAAGTCGGCGACCCACAGGACCCCATACGTCTGATCGCCAAGCTGCACAAACAGAAGCTGCTGGACTACACACTGGAGCTCTGCGAGCAGCTTTGGATTGCCGATCCGCAAGCCTTGGCAAAACAGTTGCTGATCCTCATGGATGGCGCGATCACCGTCGCCCGCGTCATGGGTGACTACAGTGCTGCAGAAAGCGCCAAGGCGGTTGCGCAGCTGATGCTGGAGCAGCGCCTGCGTTCCAGTTCCTAG
- a CDS encoding FdhF/YdeP family oxidoreductase has translation MSLIHPKAHYRPYTSAAGGWGSAKSVMEILWREQAPIRAGLPLIKQNKPGGFACVSCAWAKPGKPHSLEFCENGAKATAWELTSRKTDPAFFARHTLTELRQWPDYDLEQQGRLTHPMRYNAATDRYQETTWEDAYRDIGAQLKSMTPDSVVFYASGRASLETSFMYQLIARAYGNNNLPDSSNMCHESTSVGLQESIGVPVGTVTLDDFEHTDCILFFGQNVGSNSPRMLHQLREARQRDVPIITFNPIRERGLERFVNPQSPVEMLGPKSTIISTQYHQLAIGGDTAVVLGIAKSLFEMDEVALAKGEPGIIDQAFIAQHTEGFAEFCSWALETPWESIERRAGLSRSALEAVATVYARHERVMLIYGMGITQHRRGVTNVQMLVNLLLLRGNIGKRGAGICPVRGHSNVQGQRTVGITEDPKKIPVDKIEELYGFTVPTKKGLNTVETCEGLLDGSVRGFVGLGGNFLRAIPDTSRMEPAWNTLDLNVQIATKLNRTHLVPGKNAWILPCLGRIEKDVQNGVEQVYTTEDSTGCVRAWQGNSEPASAHARAEVAILAGLAEATLPGTTRIDWDAWRRDYALIRQDIAQVYPEIFHDMETRMWETGGFHRPIPAAKREWKTESGRAMFITPQLLEENDDVYPNHTRRDVLQLMTLRSNDQFNTTIYGYEDRFRGVSGTRAVIFMNRNDVLRMGFKPGDWVNVTTAIEPQVTRSVGPLQIIAYDIPENCCAAYYPECNPLVPLWHHAERSKVPAAKSIPVTLAKASPSADDLKRALPETDQVR, from the coding sequence ATGTCGCTCATCCATCCCAAAGCCCATTACCGTCCCTACACCTCCGCCGCCGGCGGTTGGGGCTCGGCGAAGTCGGTGATGGAGATCCTCTGGCGGGAGCAGGCGCCGATTCGTGCAGGCCTGCCGCTGATCAAACAAAACAAGCCGGGCGGGTTTGCCTGCGTCAGCTGCGCATGGGCCAAGCCTGGCAAGCCCCACAGCCTGGAGTTCTGCGAAAACGGCGCGAAGGCCACGGCCTGGGAGCTGACGTCGCGGAAGACCGACCCGGCCTTTTTTGCCCGTCACACCCTCACCGAACTGCGCCAGTGGCCCGATTACGACCTTGAGCAACAGGGCCGCCTCACGCACCCCATGCGGTACAACGCTGCAACCGATCGCTATCAGGAAACCACGTGGGAGGACGCCTACCGTGACATTGGCGCGCAGCTGAAAAGCATGACGCCCGACAGCGTGGTTTTTTACGCCTCCGGACGGGCCTCGCTGGAAACGTCGTTCATGTACCAGCTCATCGCCCGCGCCTACGGCAACAACAACCTGCCCGACAGCTCGAACATGTGCCACGAGAGCACCTCGGTGGGCTTGCAGGAAAGTATCGGCGTACCGGTAGGAACGGTGACGCTGGATGATTTCGAGCACACCGACTGCATCCTGTTTTTCGGCCAGAACGTGGGCAGCAACAGCCCACGGATGTTGCATCAACTGCGTGAAGCCCGGCAGCGCGACGTGCCGATCATCACGTTCAATCCGATCCGTGAGCGCGGCCTCGAACGCTTCGTCAACCCGCAGTCCCCCGTGGAGATGCTCGGGCCGAAGTCGACCATCATCAGCACGCAATATCACCAGTTGGCGATCGGCGGGGACACGGCGGTTGTGCTGGGCATCGCCAAGTCGCTGTTTGAAATGGACGAGGTGGCGCTGGCTAAGGGTGAGCCCGGGATCATCGATCAGGCGTTCATTGCCCAACACACTGAGGGATTCGCTGAGTTCTGCAGCTGGGCGCTCGAAACACCGTGGGAAAGCATCGAGCGTCGGGCAGGACTCAGCCGCAGCGCGCTGGAGGCAGTGGCGACGGTGTACGCCAGACACGAGCGTGTGATGCTGATTTACGGTATGGGCATCACCCAACACCGGCGCGGCGTGACCAACGTGCAGATGTTGGTGAACCTGCTCCTGCTGCGCGGCAACATCGGCAAGCGCGGCGCCGGCATCTGTCCGGTGCGCGGTCACTCCAATGTGCAGGGGCAGCGCACGGTTGGCATCACCGAAGACCCGAAAAAAATCCCTGTGGATAAGATTGAGGAACTCTATGGCTTCACGGTCCCGACGAAAAAAGGCTTGAACACCGTTGAGACCTGCGAAGGACTGCTGGACGGGAGCGTGCGCGGATTCGTCGGACTTGGCGGGAATTTTCTGCGCGCAATCCCGGACACGTCCCGCATGGAACCGGCCTGGAATACATTGGACCTGAACGTTCAGATCGCGACCAAGCTGAACCGCACGCATCTGGTTCCGGGGAAAAACGCCTGGATATTGCCCTGCCTCGGGCGCATCGAGAAGGATGTGCAAAACGGCGTCGAGCAGGTTTATACCACTGAAGACAGCACCGGCTGCGTGCGGGCCTGGCAAGGTAACAGCGAACCGGCCAGCGCTCACGCCCGCGCCGAGGTCGCCATTCTCGCCGGCCTCGCCGAGGCGACATTACCCGGTACTACCCGAATCGATTGGGACGCCTGGCGCCGCGATTACGCGCTGATTCGTCAGGACATCGCTCAGGTCTATCCCGAGATTTTCCACGACATGGAAACCCGCATGTGGGAAACCGGCGGGTTTCATCGTCCTATCCCGGCGGCGAAACGTGAATGGAAAACCGAGAGTGGCCGCGCGATGTTCATCACGCCCCAACTGCTTGAAGAAAACGATGACGTGTACCCGAACCACACTCGCCGCGACGTGTTGCAACTGATGACGCTGCGCAGCAATGACCAGTTCAACACCACGATCTATGGCTACGAAGATCGCTTCCGTGGCGTCAGCGGCACCCGCGCGGTCATCTTCATGAACCGCAACGATGTCCTGCGAATGGGCTTCAAACCGGGAGACTGGGTCAACGTGACTACGGCCATCGAGCCTCAGGTCACGCGTTCGGTAGGACCTCTGCAGATCATTGCCTACGACATCCCCGAGAACTGCTGCGCGGCGTACTACCCCGAGTGCAATCCGCTCGTTCCGCTGTGGCACCACGCCGAACGCAGCAAGGTGCCTGCGGCTAAATCCATCCCCGTGACGCTGGCCAAGGCTTCACCCAGTGCAGACGATTTGAAACGTGCGCTGCCGGAAACCGATCAGGTGCGTTGA